From Spirosoma agri, one genomic window encodes:
- the ilvN gene encoding acetolactate synthase small subunit has translation MTDYTICIFTENTIGLLNRITIIFTRRRINIESLTVSETERKGVSRFTIVIKHESREEVEKLVRQIRKIVEVMAVFGYLNDEIVYNEIALFKVSTPLGSKPLDVETINKEHKAWVVYWGLDYVVIEKTGNDTEIVDFFTYINQYEILEFVRSGRVAVGKTEKGLVEYLPEAEWAYYL, from the coding sequence ATGACAGATTACACCATTTGCATATTCACCGAAAATACCATCGGGCTGCTGAACCGCATCACGATTATTTTCACGCGCCGACGCATTAATATCGAGAGCCTTACCGTTTCGGAAACGGAACGAAAAGGTGTTTCCCGCTTTACGATTGTCATCAAACATGAGTCGCGGGAAGAAGTTGAGAAGCTCGTTCGTCAGATTCGTAAGATCGTTGAAGTGATGGCGGTGTTCGGCTACCTCAACGACGAGATCGTCTACAACGAAATTGCGCTGTTCAAAGTATCAACGCCATTGGGCAGCAAACCGCTGGACGTTGAGACCATCAATAAAGAGCATAAAGCGTGGGTCGTTTACTGGGGCCTTGACTATGTGGTGATCGAGAAAACCGGGAATGACACGGAGATCGTAGACTTTTTTACCTACATCAACCAATACGAGATTCTGGAATTCGTCCGATCCGGTCGCGTCGCCGTTGGCAAAACGGAAAAAGGACTGGTCGAATACCTGCCCGAAGCCGAATGGGCCTATTATCTGTAA
- the ilvB gene encoding biosynthetic-type acetolactate synthase large subunit yields MEAIASITSDVIETTPSASPAAPTLINGSHALMKALVAEGVDTIFGYPGGAIMPVYDALYDYQEQLNHILVRHEQGAAHAAEGYARVTGRAGVCLVTSGPGATNLVTGIADALIDSTPMVCIVGQVAKKLLGTDAFQEADVMGVTMPITKWNYQITDADEVPEILSKAFYIAQSGRPGPVLIDITKSAQLELMTKPFVYERCRSMVSYRPRRIPKQEQVEAAARLINSAKRPYIFVGHGVQIAKAESELIAFAEKTGIPVATTLLGQSTISTDHPLYVGWLGMHGNYGSNVMTDNADVIIAIGMRFDDRVTGDASKYIKQAKVVHIEIDPSEIDKIIRADAPVVGDAKEALKALLPLVDPNDHTVWRNEFRKYDAIENEAITVPVLTSTEGKIRMGEVIDMLSKKTKGEAILVTDVGQHQMMSSRYYQFRKPNSLVTSGGMGTMGFALPAAFGAQVGAPDRQVVAIIGDGCFQMTLQELGTIVQNKQPVKAIILNNNFLGMVRQWQQLFHERRYSFVELQNPDFITIARGFGMSGQTCDERENLSDALDTMLNHDGPFLLEVIVEKEENVFPMVPAGASVSQIRLK; encoded by the coding sequence ATGGAAGCAATCGCCAGTATTACATCGGACGTTATCGAGACAACTCCGTCAGCATCCCCTGCGGCTCCAACCTTAATCAATGGCTCTCATGCCCTGATGAAAGCACTCGTTGCCGAAGGTGTCGATACCATTTTCGGGTATCCCGGCGGGGCTATTATGCCTGTCTACGATGCATTATATGACTATCAAGAGCAACTGAATCATATTTTGGTACGGCACGAGCAGGGAGCAGCTCATGCCGCCGAAGGATACGCTCGGGTAACGGGTCGGGCGGGGGTATGCCTGGTCACATCGGGTCCCGGCGCAACCAATCTGGTTACCGGAATTGCTGATGCGCTAATCGATTCGACACCAATGGTTTGTATCGTCGGTCAGGTGGCCAAGAAGTTGCTGGGTACCGACGCTTTCCAGGAAGCCGATGTCATGGGCGTGACCATGCCGATTACAAAATGGAATTACCAGATAACGGATGCCGATGAGGTGCCCGAAATACTGTCGAAAGCCTTCTACATTGCGCAGTCGGGTCGGCCGGGACCGGTGCTGATCGATATAACGAAAAGCGCTCAGCTGGAACTCATGACCAAACCGTTTGTGTATGAACGCTGCCGAAGCATGGTCAGCTATCGGCCACGCCGGATTCCGAAGCAGGAACAGGTTGAAGCCGCTGCCCGGCTGATAAACAGTGCGAAACGGCCTTATATCTTCGTAGGCCACGGGGTGCAGATTGCTAAAGCGGAGAGTGAGTTGATTGCGTTTGCCGAAAAAACAGGCATTCCGGTCGCGACAACATTACTGGGTCAGTCGACAATTTCAACGGATCACCCGCTGTATGTTGGCTGGTTAGGCATGCATGGCAATTATGGCTCTAACGTGATGACCGATAATGCCGACGTGATCATTGCGATCGGTATGCGGTTCGACGACCGCGTGACGGGGGATGCCAGCAAGTACATCAAGCAGGCTAAAGTCGTTCATATCGAGATCGACCCATCCGAAATCGACAAAATTATTCGCGCCGATGCACCCGTCGTTGGTGATGCCAAAGAAGCACTGAAAGCGTTGCTACCCCTTGTTGACCCCAACGATCATACCGTATGGCGCAACGAATTCAGAAAATACGATGCAATCGAGAACGAAGCCATCACGGTCCCTGTCCTGACCTCGACCGAAGGCAAAATCCGGATGGGCGAGGTAATCGATATGCTCTCCAAGAAGACAAAGGGTGAAGCGATTCTGGTCACCGATGTTGGTCAGCACCAGATGATGTCTTCGCGTTATTACCAGTTTCGTAAACCTAACAGCCTGGTTACGTCGGGCGGTATGGGCACCATGGGCTTTGCGCTACCGGCGGCCTTTGGCGCGCAGGTTGGTGCCCCCGATCGGCAGGTTGTCGCCATCATCGGTGATGGTTGTTTCCAGATGACGTTACAGGAACTGGGCACCATCGTTCAGAACAAACAACCCGTTAAGGCGATCATTCTGAATAATAACTTTCTGGGTATGGTTCGTCAGTGGCAGCAATTATTCCACGAGCGTCGGTATTCATTCGTTGAGCTGCAAAACCCGGACTTCATTACGATTGCACGAGGATTCGGCATGAGTGGCCAGACCTGCGACGAGCGCGAAAATCTGTCGGATGCGCTGGATACGATGCTGAATCACGATGGTCCGTTCCTGCTCGAAGTTATTGTCGAGAAAGAAGAAAACGTATTCCCGATGGTTCCTGCCGGAGCCAGTGTTTCGCAGATACGATTGAAATAA
- a CDS encoding DUF6702 family protein: MLLLVAGCLSGSRPLAISQSTLHDFHASVTQMQYNPKERTFEISIRIFTDDFEKVLSQETNTKVHLTGTTNQPHDKNNSIIEKYIHAHFSYVTTQKQTKPIEYVGYETEADAHWIYLEMPYTEPFKGGLLKQNVLMDMFDDQVNMVNIQYQGQKKTFVFRKSQPVQDVSF; this comes from the coding sequence TTGCTTTTACTCGTGGCCGGTTGCCTGTCTGGCAGTCGGCCGCTTGCCATTTCTCAGTCGACGCTTCATGATTTCCATGCCAGCGTTACGCAAATGCAGTACAATCCTAAAGAACGGACGTTCGAAATAAGCATCCGGATCTTCACAGATGATTTTGAAAAAGTTCTCTCTCAGGAAACCAATACCAAAGTCCATTTGACGGGTACCACTAATCAGCCACACGATAAAAATAATTCAATCATAGAGAAATATATTCATGCTCATTTCTCGTACGTAACTACCCAGAAGCAGACCAAACCAATTGAGTATGTGGGGTATGAGACAGAAGCTGATGCGCATTGGATATATCTGGAGATGCCCTATACGGAGCCATTCAAGGGTGGATTATTGAAACAGAACGTGTTGATGGATATGTTCGATGACCAGGTAAATATGGTCAACATTCAATATCAGGGGCAGAAAAAAACGTTTGTCTTTCGCAAAAGTCAGCCCGTTCAGGATGTTTCGTTCTGA
- the ilvD gene encoding dihydroxy-acid dehydratase, whose protein sequence is MIAEPQTTKLNRFSRTLTQEISNPAAKAMLYGVGLSEDDMQKPQIGIASTGYEGNTCNMHLNGLSVYVKQGIQASGLVGLIFNTIGVSDGMTNGNDGMRYSLPSRDLIADSIESVVAAQWYDGVVTVVGCDKNMPGAIMAMARLDRPGIMVYGGTIRSGHYKGQKLDIVSAFEALGKKYANNISDEDYEGVIKNSIPGAGACGGMYTANTMASSIEAMGLSLPFSSSYPATHEGKQEECKKIGAAMRVLLERNIIPKDLITRKSLENAFTIVMALGGSTNAVLHYLAIARAVDIQLTLDDIQAISDRVPFLADLKPSGKYYMEDMLAIGGVPAVMKYLYEQGMIHGDCMTVTGKTVAENLADIPSLNFETQQIVRPISNPIKKTGHIQVLRGNLAPTGSVAKITGKEGLQFDGTAKVCEHEGEVIDALQKGEILPGQVVVIRNAGPKGGPGMSEMLKPTSAIMGAGLGDKVALITDGRFSGGTHGFVVGHVTPESFEGGPIALVHNGDRITIDATTRELTLHISDEEMAQRRSEWKRPAPSFTKGVLGKYIRNVKSASEGCVTDEA, encoded by the coding sequence ATGATCGCCGAACCACAGACCACCAAACTAAATCGTTTCAGTCGCACGCTAACGCAGGAGATTAGTAATCCAGCTGCAAAAGCCATGCTTTATGGCGTTGGATTGAGCGAAGACGATATGCAGAAGCCCCAGATTGGCATTGCCAGCACGGGCTATGAAGGAAACACTTGCAATATGCACCTCAACGGGCTTTCCGTGTACGTGAAGCAGGGCATTCAGGCGAGTGGTTTGGTAGGATTGATTTTTAACACCATTGGCGTATCGGACGGGATGACCAATGGCAACGACGGGATGCGGTATTCGCTGCCCAGCCGTGACCTCATTGCTGATTCAATTGAGTCAGTTGTAGCAGCGCAGTGGTACGATGGCGTTGTAACCGTGGTCGGTTGTGACAAAAATATGCCCGGTGCCATTATGGCGATGGCTCGTCTCGATCGGCCCGGTATCATGGTTTACGGCGGTACGATCCGTTCGGGCCACTATAAAGGACAAAAATTAGATATTGTTTCGGCTTTCGAAGCACTCGGCAAAAAGTACGCGAACAATATCTCCGACGAAGATTACGAAGGAGTTATAAAAAATTCGATTCCCGGTGCAGGTGCCTGTGGCGGTATGTATACGGCCAATACCATGGCCAGTAGCATCGAAGCAATGGGCCTGAGCCTGCCATTCAGCAGTAGCTACCCGGCCACGCACGAAGGCAAGCAAGAGGAATGCAAAAAAATCGGCGCTGCCATGCGCGTGCTGCTCGAGCGGAACATCATTCCCAAAGACCTGATCACCCGCAAGTCGCTTGAAAATGCATTTACCATCGTAATGGCTCTTGGTGGCTCGACCAACGCCGTTCTTCACTATCTAGCTATTGCTCGCGCTGTCGATATTCAATTGACACTCGATGACATTCAGGCGATCAGTGACCGGGTGCCGTTCCTGGCCGACCTGAAACCCAGTGGTAAGTACTACATGGAGGATATGCTGGCCATTGGCGGTGTTCCGGCCGTGATGAAATACCTCTACGAGCAGGGAATGATCCACGGCGATTGCATGACCGTTACGGGTAAAACCGTAGCCGAAAACCTGGCCGACATTCCTTCGCTGAACTTTGAGACGCAGCAGATTGTACGACCCATAAGCAACCCAATCAAGAAAACCGGACATATCCAGGTCTTACGCGGCAATCTTGCTCCTACGGGCTCGGTAGCTAAGATCACGGGCAAAGAAGGGCTACAATTTGACGGTACGGCCAAGGTATGCGAGCACGAAGGTGAAGTAATCGACGCGCTTCAGAAGGGTGAAATCTTGCCGGGTCAGGTAGTGGTCATTCGCAACGCTGGTCCCAAAGGTGGGCCGGGCATGAGCGAAATGCTGAAACCAACCTCAGCCATCATGGGGGCCGGTCTGGGTGATAAAGTGGCCCTCATTACGGATGGTCGCTTCTCCGGTGGCACGCACGGGTTCGTAGTCGGTCACGTTACCCCCGAATCCTTCGAAGGTGGCCCGATTGCCTTAGTCCACAACGGTGACCGCATCACCATCGACGCAACCACCCGCGAACTGACGCTGCACATTTCAGACGAAGAGATGGCGCAACGCAGAAGCGAGTGGAAACGACCTGCTCCATCGTTTACGAAAGGCGTACTGGGCAAGTACATCCGGAACGTAAAATCAGCAAGCGAGGGTTGTGTAACCGACGAAGCGTAA
- the murQ gene encoding N-acetylmuramic acid 6-phosphate etherase, giving the protein MITETTSHYDHLEQMSVHDLLTTINNEDKTVPLAVEKAIPQIDALVTEIVKRMKQGGRLIYIGAGTSGRLGVVDASECPPTYGVPHDLVIGLMAGGDGAIRKAVEFAEDDAEQAWVDIAPYHPDEHDTVIGIAASGRTPYVIGGLNQARSAGLLTGCVVCNPGSAVAQAAEFPVEVVTGPEFVTGSTRMKAGTAQKLVLNMISTAVMIQLGRVKGNKMVDMQLTNIKLQDRAAKMVMSEIGVSREVAEELLTKYGNVRGAIDNFNG; this is encoded by the coding sequence ATGATAACAGAAACCACGTCGCATTACGACCATTTAGAGCAGATGTCAGTCCATGACTTGCTGACTACTATTAATAACGAAGACAAGACTGTACCTCTGGCCGTCGAAAAAGCTATTCCTCAAATTGACGCATTGGTTACGGAAATTGTGAAACGAATGAAACAGGGCGGTCGCCTTATCTACATAGGAGCGGGCACCAGCGGGCGTTTGGGCGTGGTCGATGCGTCGGAGTGTCCGCCCACGTACGGGGTGCCGCATGATCTGGTGATTGGGTTGATGGCCGGGGGCGATGGGGCCATTCGGAAGGCGGTTGAATTTGCCGAAGATGACGCCGAACAGGCTTGGGTAGACATAGCTCCCTATCATCCGGATGAACACGATACGGTAATCGGCATTGCCGCTTCCGGCCGGACACCGTATGTGATTGGCGGGTTGAATCAGGCGCGGTCAGCTGGGCTTTTAACCGGGTGCGTTGTTTGTAATCCGGGTTCCGCCGTGGCGCAGGCCGCTGAATTTCCTGTTGAAGTAGTTACGGGCCCCGAATTCGTTACGGGCAGCACGCGTATGAAGGCCGGCACCGCTCAGAAACTTGTGCTGAATATGATTTCAACGGCTGTCATGATTCAGCTGGGTCGAGTGAAGGGCAACAAAATGGTCGATATGCAATTGACGAATATTAAGTTACAGGATCGGGCGGCTAAAATGGTCATGAGCGAAATCGGCGTCAGCCGGGAAGTGGCAGAGGAATTGCTGACGAAGTATGGCAACGTGCGGGGGGCAATCGATAATTTCAACGGTTGA
- the rseP gene encoding RIP metalloprotease RseP, giving the protein MEILVMAGQLILGLSILVGLHELGHLLAAKAFGMRVEQYFIGFPPKIWSIKRGETEYGIGAIPLGGFVKISGMIDESLDTSHTNAEPKPYEFRAKPAWQRLIVMLGGIIVNVIVGILIFVILTYKNGNTYLAAKDAKYGIVAYDLAKSIGLQTGDKIVKVNGKPITDFNEIRSSDVFLGDNSSYTVDRNGKLEDIFIPNNFVDKLADKKAAGQFIEAIEPFKVGELVPGQPATKAGLKKGDFITSANGKPIKFYHEFTEVVKPLKGKSLALGISRNGQPLTLNMNTTAEGTIGFYPELLLPVSHEDYTFGQALSIGTNKAFQVVFDNIKGFGKIFRGEVSASKALSGPIGIAQNLFGGIWVWDRFWTVTGLLSMALAFMNALPIPALDGGHATILGYEIISGRKPSDSFLEAAQKVGMVILLGLMAFAIFNDVFKAVF; this is encoded by the coding sequence ATGGAAATTTTAGTTATGGCCGGACAGCTCATTCTGGGTCTGTCCATCTTGGTAGGATTGCATGAGTTAGGTCACCTGCTGGCCGCCAAAGCATTCGGCATGCGGGTCGAGCAATATTTTATTGGCTTTCCACCCAAAATATGGAGCATCAAACGGGGCGAAACCGAATATGGTATCGGTGCCATTCCACTTGGTGGCTTCGTAAAAATTTCGGGTATGATCGACGAATCGCTCGATACATCTCATACCAATGCAGAACCAAAGCCCTATGAGTTTCGCGCGAAACCGGCCTGGCAACGACTCATTGTCATGCTCGGCGGCATTATCGTGAACGTTATCGTCGGTATTCTGATCTTTGTTATTCTGACATACAAGAACGGAAATACGTATCTGGCGGCAAAAGACGCGAAATACGGTATCGTTGCCTATGATCTGGCCAAAAGCATTGGCCTACAAACGGGCGATAAGATCGTTAAGGTAAATGGCAAACCCATTACCGACTTCAATGAGATCCGGAGTTCGGACGTATTTCTGGGTGACAACAGCTCCTATACGGTCGATCGGAACGGGAAACTGGAAGACATTTTCATTCCGAATAACTTCGTCGACAAGTTAGCCGATAAGAAAGCCGCCGGGCAGTTCATTGAGGCCATTGAGCCTTTTAAAGTAGGTGAACTGGTTCCGGGTCAGCCTGCCACGAAAGCAGGGCTTAAAAAAGGCGACTTCATTACGAGTGCGAATGGTAAACCAATCAAGTTCTACCACGAGTTTACGGAGGTCGTAAAACCGCTGAAAGGTAAATCGCTGGCGCTGGGTATTAGCCGGAACGGGCAGCCGCTCACGCTCAATATGAATACCACAGCGGAAGGAACGATCGGATTCTACCCCGAACTTTTGCTGCCCGTCTCCCACGAAGACTACACATTCGGTCAGGCACTATCGATCGGTACGAACAAGGCATTCCAGGTTGTATTCGACAATATCAAAGGATTCGGCAAAATTTTCCGGGGTGAGGTATCCGCGTCGAAAGCACTGAGTGGACCGATCGGTATCGCTCAAAATCTGTTTGGTGGCATCTGGGTCTGGGATCGATTCTGGACCGTTACGGGCTTGCTGTCGATGGCATTGGCCTTCATGAACGCGTTACCCATACCCGCCCTTGATGGTGGTCATGCCACTATTCTGGGCTATGAAATTATCTCTGGCCGTAAGCCATCGGACAGTTTTTTGGAAGCCGCTCAGAAAGTTGGTATGGTGATTTTGCTCGGTCTGATGGCTTTCGCTATCTTCAATGATGTCTTTAAAGCCGTTTTTTAA
- the lon gene encoding endopeptidase La, which produces MISEKELATRLLLADFDSDNLEIVPLGSPEGLDDDYELPPNLPILPVRNTVLFPGMVIPVTVGRAKSIRLVKKAYKGNRIIGVVAQLNQQKDEPTADDLYRFGTVAYIIKMITLPDGNITIIIQGKKRFEVEQILQEEPFMTAQVRQIEDSFPNVNKKEGKALLQSLKDSAYKILRLNPEIPQEARIALDNIESPTFLLHFLSSNINAEVGDKQRLLETLDGSQQATLLLEYMLREVQLLELKREIQSKASSDLDQQQRDYYLRQQMKVLQDELGMDNPDREIDELRLKADRKKWPKEVRTHFDKELTKLQRINPMAPEYPVTMNYVELMVDLPWNEYTKDNFDLKRAQKILDADHFGLEKVKERIIEYLAVLKLKNDMKAPILCLYGPPGVGKTSLGKSVAKALGRKYSRMALGGVHDEAEIRGHRKTYIGAMPGKVIQNIRKCGTSNPVFILDEIDKVSSDFRGDPSSALLEVLDPEQNSTFMDNYLETEFDLSRVLFIATANSLDTIHPALRDRMEIIDIAGYTVEEKVQIAKKYLIPKQRKDHGLKPKDLVFDDKAVLRIIEGYTRESGVRNLEQKIGALVRKVAKSIAMEEEYNHTIRAVDVPKMLGAEIFDKELYADDDIAGIVTGLAWTQVGGEILLIESSLSRGKGVLTLSGQLGDVMKESAITALSYLKAHADDLGIDYRIFSHYDLHIHIPAGAVPKDGPSAGITMLTSMTSIYTQRKVKPYLAMTGEVTLRGKVLPVGGIKEKILAANRAGIKELILCSKNRKDIEEINASYIKDLKFYYADTVDQVLEIALLPGKVGKPMKFILPEDKEQREVERVY; this is translated from the coding sequence ATGATTTCAGAAAAAGAATTAGCCACCCGTTTGTTGCTGGCCGATTTCGACTCGGACAATCTAGAAATTGTACCGCTCGGATCGCCGGAAGGGTTAGATGATGATTATGAATTACCACCGAACCTGCCTATCCTGCCGGTTCGCAATACCGTATTGTTTCCAGGTATGGTCATTCCCGTTACCGTGGGGAGGGCTAAGTCGATTCGGCTGGTAAAAAAAGCATACAAGGGTAATCGAATTATTGGTGTTGTTGCTCAACTGAACCAGCAGAAAGACGAACCGACCGCCGATGATCTCTATCGGTTTGGTACGGTAGCCTACATTATCAAGATGATCACCTTACCCGATGGTAATATCACCATTATCATTCAGGGGAAAAAACGCTTTGAAGTTGAGCAGATTCTTCAGGAAGAACCTTTCATGACGGCGCAGGTTCGCCAGATTGAAGATTCATTTCCGAACGTGAACAAAAAGGAAGGTAAAGCCTTATTGCAATCGCTTAAAGATTCGGCTTACAAAATCCTTCGTCTTAACCCAGAAATACCGCAGGAAGCGCGCATTGCACTCGACAACATCGAGAGCCCGACGTTCCTGCTTCATTTTTTATCCTCGAATATCAACGCGGAAGTAGGCGACAAGCAGCGTCTGCTGGAAACGCTTGACGGGAGCCAGCAGGCAACGTTATTGCTCGAATACATGCTTCGGGAAGTGCAGTTGCTCGAACTCAAGCGCGAAATCCAGTCCAAAGCGTCGTCAGATCTCGACCAGCAGCAGCGTGATTATTACCTGCGCCAGCAAATGAAGGTCTTGCAGGACGAATTGGGTATGGATAATCCGGACCGTGAAATCGACGAGCTGCGTTTAAAGGCCGACCGTAAAAAATGGCCGAAAGAAGTACGCACCCATTTCGATAAGGAGTTGACCAAACTGCAACGGATCAATCCAATGGCACCCGAGTACCCGGTGACTATGAATTACGTTGAGCTGATGGTTGACCTGCCCTGGAATGAGTATACCAAAGACAACTTCGATCTGAAGCGGGCCCAGAAAATTCTGGACGCCGACCACTTTGGACTCGAAAAAGTGAAGGAGCGGATCATTGAGTATCTGGCCGTTCTAAAGCTAAAAAACGACATGAAAGCGCCGATCCTTTGCCTTTACGGCCCTCCGGGTGTGGGTAAGACCTCCCTGGGTAAATCGGTGGCCAAAGCATTGGGACGGAAATACAGCCGTATGGCATTGGGTGGGGTTCATGACGAAGCCGAGATTCGGGGGCATCGCAAGACCTACATCGGGGCCATGCCGGGTAAGGTAATCCAGAATATCCGGAAGTGCGGCACATCAAATCCCGTCTTCATTCTGGATGAGATCGATAAGGTCAGTTCCGATTTCCGAGGTGATCCTTCATCAGCTTTGCTCGAAGTGCTTGATCCGGAACAGAATTCGACGTTCATGGACAATTACCTCGAAACAGAATTTGACCTGTCGCGGGTGTTGTTCATCGCTACGGCCAACTCGCTTGATACCATTCATCCTGCCCTACGCGACCGGATGGAAATCATCGATATTGCGGGGTATACGGTCGAAGAGAAAGTCCAGATTGCCAAAAAATACCTGATTCCCAAGCAGCGTAAAGATCACGGCTTGAAACCGAAGGATCTGGTCTTTGACGATAAAGCGGTACTTCGCATCATTGAAGGCTATACGCGTGAATCAGGCGTCCGGAACCTGGAGCAGAAAATTGGTGCGCTTGTCCGTAAAGTAGCCAAATCCATTGCGATGGAAGAGGAATACAATCATACGATTCGGGCGGTCGACGTACCTAAAATGCTGGGTGCCGAGATTTTCGATAAGGAACTCTATGCCGACGACGACATCGCCGGTATCGTAACGGGACTGGCTTGGACACAGGTAGGCGGTGAAATTCTGCTGATCGAGTCGAGTCTGAGCCGGGGGAAAGGAGTTCTAACCTTATCGGGGCAGTTGGGTGATGTCATGAAAGAGTCGGCTATAACGGCCCTCTCCTACCTGAAAGCACATGCCGACGACTTAGGGATCGACTACCGGATCTTCAGCCATTACGATCTGCACATTCACATTCCGGCGGGTGCTGTTCCCAAAGATGGCCCTTCGGCGGGTATTACGATGCTAACGTCCATGACCTCCATTTATACCCAGCGTAAAGTCAAGCCGTATCTGGCCATGACGGGTGAGGTTACGTTACGGGGCAAAGTGTTACCGGTTGGCGGCATCAAGGAAAAAATCCTGGCGGCCAATCGGGCAGGGATTAAAGAGTTAATTCTCTGCTCGAAAAACAGGAAAGACATCGAGGAAATCAATGCGTCCTATATAAAAGATCTCAAATTCTACTACGCAGATACTGTCGATCAGGTGCTTGAGATAGCGCTGTTACCCGGTAAAGTCGGCAAACCGATGAAATTCATCCTGCCTGAAGACAAGGAACAGCGCGAAGTAGAGCGCGTTTATTAA
- a CDS encoding AGE family epimerase/isomerase, which yields MLDFNRLSADYQQALLRQVVPFWLKNSRDEQCGGYFDYLTTTGLVIEGDKCVTSQAQQTWAFAWLYNTLDGQPAWFAHAQHGASFLSQFAHDDKLVHYDQLDRRGRPLTQSTNTVAGSSLVMAYAQLHRATGNDEWALLARQMWTTLFQNWLNTHAEQAQAVGGLRQLRHLSEPALLLKALLDIQPLLDEETWKENVERILHTLLREFLDRRTDTLREHILSEGSFINTPEGRRLDVGLIFRTAGFLLDFCAESGNRKLAMQVTTWCIRLCDIAWNDLTQGLNQYADMKNQPSIFPDGTQKWAWVQLEAISALTKSYFQTRHPECPRWVKRIHDFTFQHFPDLKHTGWHLAIGQDNQPLLDAKAIAPIGCFSLIRCLAETAQTLTKCAQLQPVGRPTRVS from the coding sequence GTGCTCGATTTCAATAGACTCTCCGCCGATTACCAGCAAGCGCTGCTACGACAGGTTGTGCCGTTCTGGCTCAAAAACAGTCGCGACGAGCAATGCGGAGGGTATTTTGATTATTTAACAACCACGGGTCTGGTTATCGAAGGCGACAAATGCGTCACGTCACAGGCTCAGCAAACCTGGGCTTTTGCCTGGTTGTATAATACACTAGACGGTCAACCGGCCTGGTTTGCCCACGCACAGCACGGGGCCTCTTTTCTGAGTCAGTTTGCCCACGATGACAAGCTAGTTCACTACGATCAGCTCGATCGCCGGGGCCGCCCGCTTACTCAGTCAACCAATACAGTCGCGGGCAGTTCGTTGGTTATGGCTTATGCACAGCTTCATCGCGCTACCGGAAACGACGAATGGGCGCTGCTGGCCCGGCAGATGTGGACAACCCTGTTTCAGAACTGGTTAAACACGCACGCCGAACAGGCACAGGCAGTCGGTGGCTTACGTCAGCTTAGGCACCTTAGCGAACCCGCATTGCTGCTGAAGGCGTTGCTGGACATACAGCCCTTATTGGATGAAGAAACGTGGAAAGAGAATGTAGAACGCATTCTTCACACATTGCTGCGTGAGTTCCTAGACCGCCGTACAGATACGCTGCGTGAACATATTTTATCTGAAGGCTCCTTCATCAATACCCCCGAAGGCCGACGCCTAGATGTTGGCCTTATCTTTCGGACGGCTGGCTTTTTACTTGACTTCTGCGCTGAATCAGGGAATCGTAAGTTAGCGATGCAGGTTACCACATGGTGCATTCGCCTGTGCGACATTGCCTGGAATGACCTGACGCAGGGGCTCAATCAGTATGCCGATATGAAGAACCAGCCCTCCATTTTTCCGGACGGAACTCAGAAGTGGGCCTGGGTGCAGCTTGAAGCGATTTCGGCGCTGACAAAAAGCTATTTCCAGACGCGCCACCCCGAATGCCCGAGGTGGGTAAAACGCATTCACGATTTCACCTTTCAGCATTTTCCGGATCTGAAACATACGGGGTGGCATCTTGCCATCGGCCAGGACAATCAACCACTGCTTGATGCCAAAGCCATTGCCCCCATCGGTTGCTTTTCGCTGATTCGATGCCTTGCCGAAACGGCCCAGACACTGACCAAATGTGCCCAGCTACAGCCTGTCGGACGCCCTACACGCGTCAGTTGA